A single window of Nicotiana tomentosiformis chromosome 1, ASM39032v3, whole genome shotgun sequence DNA harbors:
- the LOC104092339 gene encoding cyclin-dependent kinase inhibitor 3-like isoform X1 has translation MGKYMRKAKITGDVAVMEVSQATPLGVRTRARTLALQRLHSSSTSPPPSASASASDSCYLQLRSRRLEKPPTPLSDHRKTKNLHTEENPKSDSRFLVSGSVGSVSITQKDGFLDVNEISFGENTLDFEHRDRSTRESTPCSLVMEADGTVNPGSATRRTNLNTTAQRTRDSILRNIPSAQEMEEFFTFAEQQQQRLFMEKYNFDVVNDLPLTGRYEWIRVDY, from the exons ATGGGAAAGTATATGAGAAAAGCTAAAATAACAGGGGACGTGGCAGTGATGGAGGTGTCACAAGCAACTCCACTCGGTGTTCGCACCAGAGCAAGAACCCTAGCCCTTCAGCGCCTTCACTCTTCCTCCACTTCGCCGCCGCcgtctgcttctgcttctgcttcagACTCTTGTTACCTTCAGCTTCGTTCCCGCCGCCTTGAGAAACCACCCACCCCTCTCTCCGACCACAGAAAGACCAAGAACCTTCACACAGAGGAAAACCCAAAATCTGATTCGAGGTTTTTAGTGTCTGGCTCTGTTGGGTCTGTTTCAATTACACAAAAAGATGGTTTCTTGGATGTGAATGAAATTTCATTTGGAGAGAATACTCTTGATTTTGAACACAGAGATAG AAGCACTAGAGAAAGCACACCTTGTAGCCTGGTGATGGAAGCCGATGGTACGGTCAACCCTGGTTCCGCGACAAGGCGAACAAACTTAAACACAACAGCTCAAAGAACAAgggactctattcttagaaacatCCCTTCAGCTCAAGAAATGGAGGAATTTTTCACCTTTGCCGAGCAGCAACAACAGCGCCTTTTTATGGAGAA GTACAACTTTGATGTGGTAAACGATTTACCGCTTACTGGTCGGTATGAATGGATTAGGGTGGATTACTGA
- the LOC104092339 gene encoding cyclin-dependent kinase inhibitor 3-like isoform X2 encodes MGKYMRKAKITGDVAVMEVSQATPLGVRTRARTLALQRLHSSSTSPPPSASASASDSCYLQLRSRRLEKPPTPLSDHRKTKNLHTEENPKSDSRFLVSGSVGSVSITQKDGFLDVNEISFGENTLDFEHRDSTRESTPCSLVMEADGTVNPGSATRRTNLNTTAQRTRDSILRNIPSAQEMEEFFTFAEQQQQRLFMEKYNFDVVNDLPLTGRYEWIRVDY; translated from the exons ATGGGAAAGTATATGAGAAAAGCTAAAATAACAGGGGACGTGGCAGTGATGGAGGTGTCACAAGCAACTCCACTCGGTGTTCGCACCAGAGCAAGAACCCTAGCCCTTCAGCGCCTTCACTCTTCCTCCACTTCGCCGCCGCcgtctgcttctgcttctgcttcagACTCTTGTTACCTTCAGCTTCGTTCCCGCCGCCTTGAGAAACCACCCACCCCTCTCTCCGACCACAGAAAGACCAAGAACCTTCACACAGAGGAAAACCCAAAATCTGATTCGAGGTTTTTAGTGTCTGGCTCTGTTGGGTCTGTTTCAATTACACAAAAAGATGGTTTCTTGGATGTGAATGAAATTTCATTTGGAGAGAATACTCTTGATTTTGAACACAGAGATAG CACTAGAGAAAGCACACCTTGTAGCCTGGTGATGGAAGCCGATGGTACGGTCAACCCTGGTTCCGCGACAAGGCGAACAAACTTAAACACAACAGCTCAAAGAACAAgggactctattcttagaaacatCCCTTCAGCTCAAGAAATGGAGGAATTTTTCACCTTTGCCGAGCAGCAACAACAGCGCCTTTTTATGGAGAA GTACAACTTTGATGTGGTAAACGATTTACCGCTTACTGGTCGGTATGAATGGATTAGGGTGGATTACTGA
- the LOC104092340 gene encoding uncharacterized protein, translating into MDVYSWFRRSLSRTTATTTTAVTAQPNVEEEELLYGVTDQLLDFIKSFSIDTFRNFSLPDEEDGNNDGGGDNVRKDLFDWQQRHALLVLSKLKELSQLRFKLCPRYLKEHQFWAIYFALVKGYIAKYELRAIQLDTLKQIRMENENAPDVSACEVEMSEAKQTTDSITYNF; encoded by the exons ATGGATGTGTATTCATGGTTCCGACGAAGTCTCTCTAGAACTACTGCTACTACGACCACCGCTGTTACTGCTCAACCTAACGTTGAGGAGGAGGAACTACTCTACGGCGTCACTGACCAATTACTCGATTTTATCAAATCCTTCTCCATTGATACCTTTCGCAACTTCTCTCTCCCAg ATGAGGAGGATGGTAACAACGACGGCGGTGGAGATAATGTACGGAAAGATCTATTTGATTGGCAACAGCGTCATGCTTTGCTTGTTCTTTCCAAACTCAAG GAACTCTCACAACTGAGGTTCAAATTATGTCCACGATATTTGAAGGAGCACCAGTTTTGGGCGATATATTTTGCACTTGTTAAGGGTTATATTGCCAA ATATGAGCTACGTGCTATACAATTAGATACACTCAAACAGATAAGAATGGAAAATGAAAATGCACCAGATGTTTCTGCATGCGAAGTTGAGATGTCTGAAGCGAAGCAAACAACAGATAGTATCACCTACAACTTCTGA